The genome window CTCATCCTTTCTATGCTAAATCTTCGTCGGTAATCATCGTCAGTTCATCAAGGAAGTGTTCTTGCCAGCTGCCAAGCCCGTGGGTGCCCTTGGTGGCGTTCTTTCCAGCAGTTGTTACGAGCCGGCAACCGAGCCAGCCGGCGGTCACGGGATCTGCTCCCTGGCCGAGGAGGGCGGCGATGATGCTGGAAAGGATATCGCCAGAGCCAACGTTGGTGGCGAGCCACTCGGTTCCGCGGTCATTGTGTCGCGTTGCCTGGCCGTTAGTGATAACATCGACTGGTCCGGAAAGGACCACTGTTGTCTGGTAACGGCTGGCACACCGTTCGGCGAGGGTGACCAGGTCGCCATCACCGGAGCCCGCGTCAATTCCATGACCGTCCCAGTCAACTCCGGCCAGGCTGGCAATTTCGCCTGCATTTCCCCGGATAACCGTGAATTGGTGACTGGTTAGCAGGTCGTGGTTGATTTGCTGACGAAAGGCAGTGGCACCACAGGCGACGGGGTCAAGGACCAGGGACTTGTGGAGGCGGTTAGCCGCGGCCGCTACAACAGTAAGCTCTTTGCAGAGTTCGGCCGTCGGTGTACCAATGTTCAGGGTGACCGCGTGGGCTGCTGCTACTAGATCGGCGGCCTCTTCTGGTGCTGTCGACATAATTGGGGAAGCGCCAATTGCACTGAGGGCGTC of Limosilactobacillus oris contains these proteins:
- the thiM gene encoding hydroxyethylthiazole kinase encodes the protein MDNHLIAAVRQNHPITFTVANTVTSGKVADALSAIGASPIMSTAPEEAADLVAAAHAVTLNIGTPTAELCKELTVVAAAANRLHKSLVLDPVACGATAFRQQINHDLLTSHQFTVIRGNAGEIASLAGVDWDGHGIDAGSGDGDLVTLAERCASRYQTTVVLSGPVDVITNGQATRHNDRGTEWLATNVGSGDILSSIIAALLGQGADPVTAGWLGCRLVTTAGKNATKGTHGLGSWQEHFLDELTMITDEDLA